The genomic DNA GCGAACGGCCGCTTCCGCTTTGGCCTGATCGGCGCGAGCGACAACCACCGGGCACGGCCCGGCTCCAGCTACAAGGAGTTCGGCCTGGGAGCCATGACCGACGGAAATCGGCCGGCACCGGCCTGGACAGAAGATCGCGAAGATCTGCGTGCCCGGGTCGTTCTGCAGGCGTCGGGCTTGAAACGCGGCGACAGCTTCTACTACAGCGGCGGTCTGGCGGCTGTTCACGCAGCCCGGCGCGATCGGGAATCCATCTTTGCGGCTCTCCAACGACGCGAGACCTACGGAACCTCGGGCCCGCGAATTCAGCTGTGGTTCGACGTGATCTCGGCAGACGGCCTGCGCCACCCGATGGGATCCGAGGTGACGCTTTCCGGTGTCCCGCGCTTCGAGGTACGCGCCGCCGGCGCCTTCGTCCAGAAGCCGGGCTGCCCGGACTTCGTGGAGGAACGCCTGGGCGCCGAGGAGCTGGCGAGACTCTGCGTGAACGAGTGTCACCACCCGGGCGAGGTCCGCATTCCGATCGACCGCATCGAAGTCGTCCGCATCCGACCCGGGGTGCGCCCGGGTGGCGATTTCGCAAAGGCGATCGAGGATCCGTGGCGGGTCATCCCCTGCAGTGGCGATCCGGAAGGCTGCCGGGTCGTCTTCGATGATCCTGAGCACACCGAGAACGGGCAGGAATTCATCTACTACGTTCGCGCGTTGCAGGTACCTACACCCACGATCAACGGCGACCCCCTGGCCTGCGAGCGAGACGCAGAGGGGCGCTGCATGCAGGCTCATCTGTGTCGCTCCAATGGCTTCAATCAACCCGTTCCGGACAATTGCATGGCGCCCACCCAGGAACGGGCCTGGTCATCGCCCCTCTTCGTAGTGCGAGGGGAAAGCTGAGATGGGCCTGGGGGCCGTTCGCGGGGATGACGGGATCGTGCGTTGCGGATGGCCCGGCAAGCATGACGACTACCGCGCCTATCATGACAGGGAGTGGGGCTTCCCGGTTCGAGACGATACGCGGCTATTCGAGAAGATTTGCCTCGAAGGTTTCCAGAGTGGGCTTTCCTGGCTCACGATCTTGAGAAAGCGCGAGAACTTCCGGCGTGCCTTTGCCGGCTTCGACTTCGAGAGGATCGCGCGCTGGAACCGACGCAGCGTTGAGCGACTGATGCGCGACGCGGGCATCGTGCGTCACCGGGGAAAGATCGAATCCACACTGAACAATGCCCGCCAGGCCTGCGCAGCCGCCGACGAGTTCGGATCCCTGGCCGCCTTCTTCTGGAGCTTCGAGCCGGAAGCGGCGAGCCGTCCGAAGCGGATGACCGCCGCCACTCTCGGGAAGCTGACGGAGACCGACGAATCTCGCGCACTCTCGAAGGAGTTGAAGCGGCGGGGTTGGTCCTTCGTCGGACCCACGACCGCCTACGCTTTCATGCAGGCCATGGGCCTGGTCAACGACCACCTCGATCGCTGCGAAGTGCGTGCTGACGCCGTGACGGCTCGGGCGCGGTTTCGACCACCACAGGGCTGATCCGGTGCTTCTTCGATGCCGCTCCTGGTCGGCCCTGGGCAGCGAAGGTCAGGCTGCTGAGGCACCCGCCCCTGGCACCTCTCGCTCCTGAAGCCAGGCTTCGAGCATGCGATTGATCGTCTCCGGAGCCTCTTGCTGCACCCAATGGGAGATACCCGGCAGGTAGCGCAGGGTGAGATCCGAGACATGCTGATCCGTCCCGTAGGTGAGCTCCTTGCCGAGCGCGAAATCGTTCTCTCCCCACAGCATCAGGGTGGGCGTTTCGATCCTTGCGATCTGTTCGTCGCGGCCGAAGCTGCGTCCCGCTGCGCGATACCAATTGATCATCGCCTTCATGCCACCCGGGCGAAGCGCGTTCTCCCGGTAGACGTCGATCAAGGCGTTCGGGAACCGATCGGCGGGCACACCCGGTTGGCGAAACATGCGCTCCATGCTCCGGGCTCTGCCAAGCGTGAGCAGACGCTCGGGGAGCCTGGGAATCTGGAAGAACAAGGCGTACCAGGAGCAAAGCTTCTGCCGCCAGTTCTTCCGGAGAGCGTCCCGGAAGCAGGTCGGGTGTGGAACATCCATGATCACCAGCCGATCGATCGGCCGCACTTTCTGCGCCGCGAACATCCAGGCGACGATCGCGCCCCAATCATGACCAATGAGCACGACCTCATCGACATCCGCCGCATCGATCAGATTTCCGACGTCACTCGTCAGGTGTTCGATCTCGTAGTCCGCAACCTTCGGGAAGAGCGTCGATGCGCCGTAGCCCCGCTGATTCGG from bacterium includes the following:
- a CDS encoding DNA-3-methyladenine glycosylase I, with protein sequence MGLGAVRGDDGIVRCGWPGKHDDYRAYHDREWGFPVRDDTRLFEKICLEGFQSGLSWLTILRKRENFRRAFAGFDFERIARWNRRSVERLMRDAGIVRHRGKIESTLNNARQACAAADEFGSLAAFFWSFEPEAASRPKRMTAATLGKLTETDESRALSKELKRRGWSFVGPTTAYAFMQAMGLVNDHLDRCEVRADAVTARARFRPPQG
- a CDS encoding alpha/beta hydrolase → MSVLGEGVGVEFVEAGGLRFEMHTAGDPSSRRLALCLHGFPEHAVSWRWQMPLLARLGFKVWAPNQRGYGASTLFPKVADYEIEHLTSDVGNLIDAADVDEVVLIGHDWGAIVAWMFAAQKVRPIDRLVIMDVPHPTCFRDALRKNWRQKLCSWYALFFQIPRLPERLLTLGRARSMERMFRQPGVPADRFPNALIDVYRENALRPGGMKAMINWYRAAGRSFGRDEQIARIETPTLMLWGENDFALGKELTYGTDQHVSDLTLRYLPGISHWVQQEAPETINRMLEAWLQEREVPGAGASAA